In Natator depressus isolate rNatDep1 chromosome 9, rNatDep2.hap1, whole genome shotgun sequence, a single genomic region encodes these proteins:
- the CEP19 gene encoding centrosomal protein of 19 kDa codes for MSYAAKKCGIRFQPPSIILIYEDENKDRARQRIMPIRNFSKFSDCSRAAEQLKNNPRHKAYLQGVSLRQLQKLYSLLRGHLQGQSLAQTLEQLHQEETIDPEEDLNKLDDKELAKRKSIMDELFEKNRKKKDDPDFTYNVEVEFPQDEQLESCGWDAESDNEF; via the exons ATGTCTTATGCTGCAAAGAAGTGTGGCATTCGTTTTCAGCCTCCATCCATTATCCTGATCTATGAAGATGAAAATAAGGATAGAGCACGCCAGCGCATCATGCCTATCCGAAACTTCTCCAAGTTTTCAG attgcagcagggctgcagaacagctgaaGAATAACCCTCGGCACAAGGCTTACCTACAAGGGGTCTCACTGCGGCAGCTGCAGAAATTATACAGTTTGCTAAGAGGCCACTTGCAGGGACAGAGTTTGGCCCAGACCTTGGAGCAGCTTCATCAGGAAGAGACCATTGACCCAGAGGAGGACCTGAACAAACTGGATGACAAGGAGCTGGCGAAAAGGAAGAGTATCATGGATGAGCTGTTTGAAAAGAACAGGAAGAAGAAGGATGACCCAGATTTCACCTACAATGTTGAGGTTGAGTTCCCGCAAGATGAGCAGCTGGAATCCTGTGGCTGGGATGCAGAGTCAGACAATGAGTTCTGA
- the LOC141994111 gene encoding uncharacterized protein LOC141994111 isoform X1, translated as MQSSSAEVTVMESQNRKRAPAWTEREVRDLIAVWGEESVLSELRSSFRNAKTFVKISQGMKDRGHNRDPKQCCVKLKERRQAYQKTREANAHSRSEPQTCRFYDELHAILGGSATTTPAVLFDSFNGDGGNTDAGFGDEEDDDEEEVVDSSQQASGETAFPDSQELFLTLDLEPVPPEPTQGCLLDPAGGEGTSAACVSMITGSSPSQRLVKIRKKKNRTRDEMFSELMLSSHIDRAQTNAWRQIMSECRKAQNDREERWRAEESKWQAEESKWRAEDRAEAQMWRQRDERRQDSMLRLLEDQTSMLQCMVALQQRQLEHRLPIQPLYNQPPSSPTSIASTPRHPRTRWGGHWPTSHSTTEDCPSNRRLAFNKF; from the exons atgcagagctcatcagcagaggtgaccgtgatggagtcccagaatcgcaaaagagctccagcatggactgaacgggaggtacgggatctgatcgctgtatggggagaggaatccgtgctatcagaactccgttccagttttcgaaatgccaaaacctttgtcaaaatctcccagggcatgaaggacagaggccataacagggacccgaagcagtgctgcgtgaaacttaaggagcggaggcaagcctaccagaaaaccagagaggcgaatgcccactccaggtcagagccccaaacatgccgcttctatgatgagctgcatgccattttagggggttcagccaccactaccccagccgtgttgtttgactccttcaacggagatggaggcaacacggacgcaggttttggggacgaagaagatgatgatgaggaggaggttgtagatagctcacagcaagcaagcggagaaaccgcttttcccgacagccaggaactgtttctcaccctggacctggagccagtaccccccgaacccacccaaggctgcctcctggacccggcaggcggagaagggacctccg ctgcatgtgtttcaatgatcacaggatcttctccttcccagaggctagtgaagattagaaagaaaaaaaaccgcactcgtgatgaaatgttctctgagctcatgctgtcctcccacattgacagagcacagacgaatgcgtggaggcaaataatgtcagagtgcaggaaagcacaaaatgaccgggaggagaggtggcgggctgaagagagtaagtggcaggctgaagagagtaagtggcgggctgaagacagggctgaagctcaaatgtggcggcagcgtgatgagaggaggcaggattcaatgctgaggctgctggaggaccaaaccagtatgctccagtgtatggttgcgctgcagcaaaggcagctggagcacagactgccaatacagcccctgtataaccaaccgccctcctccccaacttccatagcctccacacccagacacccaagaacgcggtgggggggccactggccaaccagccactccaccacagaggattgcccaagcaacagaagactggcattcaataagttttaa
- the LOC141994111 gene encoding uncharacterized protein LOC141994111 isoform X2, protein MKDRGHNRDPKQCCVKLKERRQAYQKTREANAHSRSEPQTCRFYDELHAILGGSATTTPAVLFDSFNGDGGNTDAGFGDEEDDDEEEVVDSSQQASGETAFPDSQELFLTLDLEPVPPEPTQGCLLDPAGGEGTSAACVSMITGSSPSQRLVKIRKKKNRTRDEMFSELMLSSHIDRAQTNAWRQIMSECRKAQNDREERWRAEESKWQAEESKWRAEDRAEAQMWRQRDERRQDSMLRLLEDQTSMLQCMVALQQRQLEHRLPIQPLYNQPPSSPTSIASTPRHPRTRWGGHWPTSHSTTEDCPSNRRLAFNKF, encoded by the exons atgaaggacagaggccataacagggacccgaagcagtgctgcgtgaaacttaaggagcggaggcaagcctaccagaaaaccagagaggcgaatgcccactccaggtcagagccccaaacatgccgcttctatgatgagctgcatgccattttagggggttcagccaccactaccccagccgtgttgtttgactccttcaacggagatggaggcaacacggacgcaggttttggggacgaagaagatgatgatgaggaggaggttgtagatagctcacagcaagcaagcggagaaaccgcttttcccgacagccaggaactgtttctcaccctggacctggagccagtaccccccgaacccacccaaggctgcctcctggacccggcaggcggagaagggacctccg ctgcatgtgtttcaatgatcacaggatcttctccttcccagaggctagtgaagattagaaagaaaaaaaaccgcactcgtgatgaaatgttctctgagctcatgctgtcctcccacattgacagagcacagacgaatgcgtggaggcaaataatgtcagagtgcaggaaagcacaaaatgaccgggaggagaggtggcgggctgaagagagtaagtggcaggctgaagagagtaagtggcgggctgaagacagggctgaagctcaaatgtggcggcagcgtgatgagaggaggcaggattcaatgctgaggctgctggaggaccaaaccagtatgctccagtgtatggttgcgctgcagcaaaggcagctggagcacagactgccaatacagcccctgtataaccaaccgccctcctccccaacttccatagcctccacacccagacacccaagaacgcggtgggggggccactggccaaccagccactccaccacagaggattgcccaagcaacagaagactggcattcaataagttttaa